A region from the Aegilops tauschii subsp. strangulata cultivar AL8/78 chromosome 5, Aet v6.0, whole genome shotgun sequence genome encodes:
- the LOC109775961 gene encoding uncharacterized protein isoform X1: MSSGRRGAGEELAEEEVVPMEDAVKMLVEHLVKPALRRGAAFGAAQGERYVTPDKQRAVAQQIHTAIILYNYYHRKMSPQLAFADPEQFFECASLSVGEDLLAYLSMVHEHENNSGKHAKLSITHKVALQACEIAEQLDASKHSPEMALWPISKVAVLLLDPTKKKCLVDYSANTKGIWSIIEKELDGAAGNSHSTNQPAGQESTAKGIVGASHSPFMLQRQAYSEVERRTGMKVSNLHLLDETMAYSLSNEKAATKVFIVEYEPTMKGSLEEISLEDLISSMTGPLFVNDPFPKTTSVVEYYHILPYKEILSELLHRKWSSDSSLNEQPRRHGKGSLHSIIDENVEEQDENSTSKLQKRIKKVSTPKQSKQAVSASKHKKSSKRKSEASMAAADVCAEGLNSEIPTIKHVIEAEPPKSMSKSRNTEAATAAASGETKILQSGVQVEKNKSQEQSKRDNMPQDVFPTEAPHVELVKNRALECENMDLSGKSGGTTEYNVDDQIDDSLRSIQKIRDEILLKESILQERSAQCDMDMQTLLSEGKMTPKAVSIISKYKETCSDMTEVTNSSCSGDGGQPITKRKKLREALLRHCQELDEICRGAHWISPRYTLLPSASDGMYHASVRLRCLDFEMSITGDLRPTPHEARCSAASNMILELHKKAEQEQ; the protein is encoded by the exons ATGTCGAGCGGCAGAAGGGGGGCAGGGGAGGAGCtggcggaggaggaggtggtgccCATGGAGGACGCCGTGAAGATGCTCGTGGAGCACCTCGTCAAGCCAGCTCTGCGGCGCGGGGCGGCCTTTGGCGCCGCCCAGGGCGAGCGCTACGTGACGCCGGACAAGCAACGCGCCGTCGCGCAGCAG ATTCACACGGCAATCATTTTGTACAACTACTACCACAGGAAAATGTCTCCGCAGCTTGCTTTTGCAGACCCCGAACAGTTTTTTGAGTGTGCTTCTCTTTCTGTTGGAGAAGATCTGCTCGCATACTTGAGTATGGTCCATGAGCATGAGAACAATTCTGGCAAGCATGCGAAGCTATCTATTACTCACAAAGTAGCACTACAAGCATGTGAGATCGCTGAACAACTCGACGCGAGCAAACATTCTCCAGAAATGGCATTGTGGCCAATATCAAAAGTTGCTGTGCTTCTTCTCGACCCAACAAAAAAGAAATGTTTGGTTGATTATAGTGCTAATACGAAGGGTATCTGGTCAATCATTGAGAAGGAATTAGATGGGGCAGCTGGTAATTCACACAGTACCAACCAGCCAGCAGGCCAGGAATCGACAGCTAAAGGGATCGTTGGTGCTTCACATTCACCATTTATGCTTCAGCGACAAGCATATTCAGAGGTGGAGCGTAGAACAG GTATGAAGGTCTCAAACTTGCATCTTCTTGATGAAACCATGGCATACTCGTTGAGTAACGAAAAGGCAGCTACCAAGGTATTCATTGTGGAGTATGAGCCAACCATGAAAGGCAGCCTTGAGGAAATTTCTCTAGAAGACTTGATTAGCAG TATGACTGGTCCGCTATTTGTGAATGATCCATTTCCAAAAACGACATCTGTAGTAGAGTACTATCACATTCTTCCGTACAAGGAGATTTTGTCTGAACTCCTCCACAG GAAATGGTCTTCTGATTCTTCACTAAACGAGCAACCACGTAGACATGGAAAAGGTTCATTGCACTCCATAATAGATGAAAATGTGGAAGAGCAAGATGAGAATAGCACGTCCAAGCTGCAAAAACGAATTAAAAAAGTGTCAACTCCAAAGCAAAGCAAACAAGCAGTTAGTGCCAGCAAGCACAAGAAAAGCAGCAAAAGAAAATCTGAAGCCTCCATGGCTGCAGCTGATGTCTGTGCAGAGGGTCTGAATAGTGAGATCCCCACAATAAAACATGTTATTGAGGCGGAACCTCCAAAATCCATGAGTAAGTCAAGAAATACAGAAGCTGCAACCGCAGCAGCAAGTGGAGAAACTAAAATCCTACAATCGG GTGTTCAAGTGGAGAAGAACAAATCACAGGAGCAATCTAAACGTGACAATATGCCCCAAGATGTCTTTCCTACAGAG GCACCGCATGTTGAACTAGTGAAGAACCGTGCTTTGGAATGCGAAAATATGGATTTGTCAGGAAAGTCAG GCGGCACCACTGAGTACAACGTTGATGACCAGATAGATGATTCGTTGCGATCAATTCAGAAAATACGGGATGAAATT CTTCTCAAGGAAAGCATACTTCAAGAACGAAGTGCTCAGTGTGATATGGACATGCAGACACTCTTGAGTG AAGGAAAGATGACACCTAAAGCTGTATCAATAATAAGCAAATACAAGGAAACTTGCTCAGATATGACGGAAGTTACCAATTCATCTTGCTCTGGAGATGGTGGCCAACCCATCACTAAGAGGAAGAAATTGAGGGAGGCACTCCTGCGACACTGCCAG GAGCTTGATGAGATTTGCCGTGGGGCCCATTGGATATCCCCAAGATACACGCTACTACCTTCAGCATCAGATG GGATGTACCACGCCAGTGTACGTTTGAGATGCCttgattttgagatgagcatcactggTGATCTTCGTCCTACCCCACACGAGGCGAGGTGCTCTGCGGCTTCCAATATGATACTGGAGCTTCACAAGAAGGCGGAGCAAGAACAGTAG
- the LOC109775961 gene encoding uncharacterized protein isoform X2 translates to MAAPRVEKPQGAKIHTAIILYNYYHRKMSPQLAFADPEQFFECASLSVGEDLLAYLSMVHEHENNSGKHAKLSITHKVALQACEIAEQLDASKHSPEMALWPISKVAVLLLDPTKKKCLVDYSANTKGIWSIIEKELDGAAGNSHSTNQPAGQESTAKGIVGASHSPFMLQRQAYSEVERRTGMKVSNLHLLDETMAYSLSNEKAATKVFIVEYEPTMKGSLEEISLEDLISSMTGPLFVNDPFPKTTSVVEYYHILPYKEILSELLHRKWSSDSSLNEQPRRHGKGSLHSIIDENVEEQDENSTSKLQKRIKKVSTPKQSKQAVSASKHKKSSKRKSEASMAAADVCAEGLNSEIPTIKHVIEAEPPKSMSKSRNTEAATAAASGETKILQSGVQVEKNKSQEQSKRDNMPQDVFPTEAPHVELVKNRALECENMDLSGKSGGTTEYNVDDQIDDSLRSIQKIRDEILLKESILQERSAQCDMDMQTLLSEGKMTPKAVSIISKYKETCSDMTEVTNSSCSGDGGQPITKRKKLREALLRHCQELDEICRGAHWISPRYTLLPSASDGMYHASVRLRCLDFEMSITGDLRPTPHEARCSAASNMILELHKKAEQEQ, encoded by the exons ATGGCCGCACCACGGGTGGAGAAGCCGCAGGGAGCTAAG ATTCACACGGCAATCATTTTGTACAACTACTACCACAGGAAAATGTCTCCGCAGCTTGCTTTTGCAGACCCCGAACAGTTTTTTGAGTGTGCTTCTCTTTCTGTTGGAGAAGATCTGCTCGCATACTTGAGTATGGTCCATGAGCATGAGAACAATTCTGGCAAGCATGCGAAGCTATCTATTACTCACAAAGTAGCACTACAAGCATGTGAGATCGCTGAACAACTCGACGCGAGCAAACATTCTCCAGAAATGGCATTGTGGCCAATATCAAAAGTTGCTGTGCTTCTTCTCGACCCAACAAAAAAGAAATGTTTGGTTGATTATAGTGCTAATACGAAGGGTATCTGGTCAATCATTGAGAAGGAATTAGATGGGGCAGCTGGTAATTCACACAGTACCAACCAGCCAGCAGGCCAGGAATCGACAGCTAAAGGGATCGTTGGTGCTTCACATTCACCATTTATGCTTCAGCGACAAGCATATTCAGAGGTGGAGCGTAGAACAG GTATGAAGGTCTCAAACTTGCATCTTCTTGATGAAACCATGGCATACTCGTTGAGTAACGAAAAGGCAGCTACCAAGGTATTCATTGTGGAGTATGAGCCAACCATGAAAGGCAGCCTTGAGGAAATTTCTCTAGAAGACTTGATTAGCAG TATGACTGGTCCGCTATTTGTGAATGATCCATTTCCAAAAACGACATCTGTAGTAGAGTACTATCACATTCTTCCGTACAAGGAGATTTTGTCTGAACTCCTCCACAG GAAATGGTCTTCTGATTCTTCACTAAACGAGCAACCACGTAGACATGGAAAAGGTTCATTGCACTCCATAATAGATGAAAATGTGGAAGAGCAAGATGAGAATAGCACGTCCAAGCTGCAAAAACGAATTAAAAAAGTGTCAACTCCAAAGCAAAGCAAACAAGCAGTTAGTGCCAGCAAGCACAAGAAAAGCAGCAAAAGAAAATCTGAAGCCTCCATGGCTGCAGCTGATGTCTGTGCAGAGGGTCTGAATAGTGAGATCCCCACAATAAAACATGTTATTGAGGCGGAACCTCCAAAATCCATGAGTAAGTCAAGAAATACAGAAGCTGCAACCGCAGCAGCAAGTGGAGAAACTAAAATCCTACAATCGG GTGTTCAAGTGGAGAAGAACAAATCACAGGAGCAATCTAAACGTGACAATATGCCCCAAGATGTCTTTCCTACAGAG GCACCGCATGTTGAACTAGTGAAGAACCGTGCTTTGGAATGCGAAAATATGGATTTGTCAGGAAAGTCAG GCGGCACCACTGAGTACAACGTTGATGACCAGATAGATGATTCGTTGCGATCAATTCAGAAAATACGGGATGAAATT CTTCTCAAGGAAAGCATACTTCAAGAACGAAGTGCTCAGTGTGATATGGACATGCAGACACTCTTGAGTG AAGGAAAGATGACACCTAAAGCTGTATCAATAATAAGCAAATACAAGGAAACTTGCTCAGATATGACGGAAGTTACCAATTCATCTTGCTCTGGAGATGGTGGCCAACCCATCACTAAGAGGAAGAAATTGAGGGAGGCACTCCTGCGACACTGCCAG GAGCTTGATGAGATTTGCCGTGGGGCCCATTGGATATCCCCAAGATACACGCTACTACCTTCAGCATCAGATG GGATGTACCACGCCAGTGTACGTTTGAGATGCCttgattttgagatgagcatcactggTGATCTTCGTCCTACCCCACACGAGGCGAGGTGCTCTGCGGCTTCCAATATGATACTGGAGCTTCACAAGAAGGCGGAGCAAGAACAGTAG